TAGGACAAGCCAAGGAAGAAATTATTCGGATGGGTGATTTCAGTGTACGGGGACTTCAGGAATCATTTGAGTACTTGAAGACCGGCCAGAAAAAATACGCGGAAACTGCATATCAGATTGAAGACGCCATTAACAATCTGGACCGCAAGATTACAGATTACTTAGTAGAAGTATCTGCAGTTACCGTTTCAGCTGCTGAATCCGGCCGCCACGTACTATTGATGGACAGCGTCCGGGACATCGAGCGGATCGGTGACCACTTTGAGAATATCATCGAGCTGATTGATTTACGCGAAACAAATAAATTGAAGCTGACAGACGATGCAATGGATGATTTGACAGAAATGTTCACCTTGACAATCGAAACTGTTCAGAAAGCAATCGAGTCATTGGATCATAATGATACAGATCTGGCGCGGATCGTTTCAGAGAAAGAAGATTTAATTGACAATATGGAACGCCGTTTCCGTAAAAATCATATTGTCCGTTTAAATGAAGGACACTGCAGTGCACAGGCGGGTATGGTATTCGTCGATATCGTATCAAACTTGGAACGTATCGGTGATCATGCGGTAAATATTGCAGAAGCAATTCTCGGCAAGCACGCATAATGAATAAGGAGTGACAGCTATGTTGTGGATCGGATGGACAGTGGCTATTATTATGTTCGCAATTGCGTATGCCGGATTGATCTATCCTGTCATTCCTTCAGTCGTATTTATAGCAGCGGGATTTTTGCTGTACGGTGTGATCGTTTCATTTGAAGAACTGACATGGCTGTTCTGGATCATCCAGCTATTATTTGTTTTATTATTGTTTGGAGCAGATACCGCAGCGAATCTTATCGGTGTTAAACGCTTCGGCGGAAGTAAAGCGGGAATGTGGGGCAGTACGGTCGGCTTGCTGGCCGGTCCGTTCGTTATCCCGGTATTTGGTATTCTTATCGGACCTTTTCTTGGTGCCGTCATTGCGGAACTGATTTTCACGCGACCAGGAGTTAAGCAGGCATTCCGGTCGGGAATCGGGTCGGTAGTCGGTTTTCTGACATCGGTTGCCGTAAAAGGTATTATTATGGGGGTCATGATTGTCATTTTTCTATATTTTCTCCGTTAACAGTTCTTTTTCTTTGAATGCCGCCTCATATTTTGATAATGTGAAGAGGTAGGGCAAAACAGAGATAATTTTGAGGAGGAATGGAAAATGGCTTATACATTACCAGAACTGCCATACGCTTATGACGCGTTGGAGCCACACATCGACAAAGAAACGATGAACATCCATCACACGAAACACCACAACACGTATGTAACTAACGTGAACAATGCACTAGAAGGTCACGATGAGCTTCTGAACATGCCTGTTGACGAGTTGGTTGCAAACTTGGACAAAGTTCCAGAGGACAAGCGTACAGCGGTACGCAATAACGGTGGCGGACACTCTAACCACTCATTATTCTGGACGATCCTATCGCCAAACGGCGGCGGCAACCCGACTGGGGAAGTAGCTGAAGCAATCGACAAGAAGTTCGGCAGCTTTGACGCTTTCAAAGAAGAGTTTGCTAAAGCAGCAACAACTCGCTTTGGTTCAGGATGGGCTTGGCTCGTTGTGAACAATGGTGAATTGGAAGTAACTTCAACACCTAACCAGGACTCACCTTATATGGATGGTAAAACACCATTACTAGGTTTGGACGTTTGGGAGCACGCTTACTACCTGAACTACCAAAACCGTCGTCCTGACTACATTTCAGCTTTCTGGAACGTAGTAAACTGGGATGAAGTTGAAAAGCGTTACCAAGACAATAAATAATTGAAACCTGACACACATCTAGTTCGTCTAGATGTGTGTTCTTATATTTACAGCGGAAATCGCCTTTTAGCCCCGGTTGTGTAAAACATTATGTAATGTTGTATACAACAACTGCTTCTCACTTGCCATTTCATGCTATAATTCTTATACATATATAATTTGAGAAAGGAGATTCCTGTTGAAGAGAACCCAGAAAAAGACAGATCCGCCGAAAACGGGTCAGCGTCAGCATATAGCGTTTCGGATGAATTTTTTATTTGTAGCGATTTTTGTCTTATTTTCCATACTTATATTCCGTCTAGGCTATCTGCAAATAGTCAAAGGGGAAGATTATACACGCAGTCTTGAACGGACAGAAGAAATCGCAGTCAATACGAGCACGCCCCGGGGGAGAATTTTCGACCGCAATGGAAAAGTGCTCATAGACAATGAGGCGAAAAATGCAATTACCTATACTAAGACTTCTTCTACTACGACAAAAGAAATGCTTGAATTGGCTAGAGAATTGGCCAAGCTGATTGAACAAGATACGAAGCGTGTCACCATGGGTGATAAGCGTGATTTTTGGATTTTATTGAATCCGGAAAAAGCTGCCGAAAAAGTGCCGAAAAAGGAACAGGCAGAGCTTGCTAAAGATGATAAGAAATCGCAAAAAGATATTCAGCGGGAAATCAACCAGCTGACCCGTGACCGGATCACGGAAGAGGAACTGGCATCTTTGTCAGCAGAAGATCTGGAAGTGCTGGCGATCTACCGTGAAATGATGGCGGGATATGCCTATTCACCGCAAATTATCAAAAGTGACGGCGTAACGGATAAAGAATTTGCGGTCGTTTCTGAACGGCTGGACCAATTGCCGGGAGTCAATACAACAACAGACTGGGACCGCGTCAAGAAATCCGACAGCGCCATTCTCGGTTCCACGACGAGCGCAACGGAAGGAATACCGCGTTCGCACCTAGATTACTTCCTGGCAAGGGATTATTCCCGTAACGACCGCGTCGGAAGAAGCTATCTGGAATCTTATTATGAAGATTTACTGAAAGGCCAGAAGACAATTGTAAAAAACATTAAAGACCGTACAGGGAAAGTAGTTGAAACGAAGACAGTAAAAGAAGGGCTGCCCGGTAAAGATCTGGTCTTAACTACAGATACTGAACTGCAGAAGTCGCTCGAAGAAGTAGTATCCAATAAATTGCTTCGTTTAAAGCAAGGTCCCAATACAAGCGCCTTGGAATCCGCATTTCTTGTAATGCTTGACCCCAATAATGGAGAGATCCTTTCCCTTGTCGGTAAAAAAGTGGTGAAGGACGAATCGACAGGCAGATGGGCGATCCAGGACTATACATACGGTACGTTCACTTCAGCTTATGAAGTAGGCTCTACGGTGAAATTGGCAACGATGCTGACGGGTTATAATGAAGGTGCCGCGAGAATTGGCGAAGTGAAAATTGACCAGCCAATCAACATCGGCGGAAGGTATAAACGATCACTGTTTAATCCAAACGGACGTGTCGCGCTGAATGATATTGCGGCAATCGGACGCTCTTCCAACGTATATATGTTCCGAATCGCCATGGGGCTGGGGAATGCCACGTACCGGCCTGGGCAAGGGCTGCCGATTGATAAGAAGGCATTTGACACATTCCGCGAAAACTTTGCATCATTTGGCTTAGGCGTCAAAACGGGTATTGACTTGCCTGGAGAGTATACGGGTGTAACAGGCACAGAGACCATTCCCGGTAAACTTCTCGACTTTTCAATTGGACAGTTTGATACCTATACACCGTTACAGATGGCACAGTATGTAGCGACCATCGCGTCAGACGGTTACCGAATTGCACCAAAGATTTTAAAAGAAATCCGTGAACCGTCACCAAACGGCGAAGTGCTCGGAGAATTGATTGAAGAAACGCCAGTGAAAGTGCTGAACCGTCTGAAAAACTCTCAAGTTGAAATTGATCAGGTGAAGAAAGGTATGCACTATGTATACTATGGTGCGAATGGCACTGCTTCAGGGCTGCTCGCGGGTGCACCATACGACGGAGCCGGGAAGACTGGTACAGCGGAATCGTTTTACTACACCGGCAATACATCTAATCCGGTAATTCCGACGATCAATTTGTCGCACGTAGGATATGCGCCGGCGCAAAATCCCGAAGTGGCATATTCTGTAATTGTTCCGTATATCTCCACAAATACGAAACGTTACCCATCCGCAACAGCGAGTGAAATTGCAAGGGAAGCTCTGGATGTATTTTTTGAACAGAAGAGACAAAAAAATAACCGGACAGACAACGCAACGCCGGATGTAAAAATTCAAAAATAAGGTACAAAAAAGACGAAGACCAATTTGGTTTTCGTCTTTTTATTACAGATGCAAGAAAAGCTTCGCGATTTCCGGGAAACGCATGTCGGAGCGCAACTCATAAGTGCCGGTTTTAATTTTTCGTGTATATTCATTTTCAATTATATATACTTCAAATTCTTCGGCGTTTTTTATTAATTTTTCCTTTTCCAGCTCACGCGCCAGTTCTGCCGGAGTAATACCCGGTTTGACAGTGAATTTCTTAATGATGACTTCTTCGGCTTCATTTTCATCCGGAATGGTTTCCTGCTCAGCCTCCGGTTTCCGGGCAGCGTTTTTGGCGCCAAGCGTTTGAGAAATGGCTAATTCTCTTTTCAGAATGGCAACTTCTTCTTTAGAGTCGGCCAGCTGCTTTTGCAGTGCGCCTTCAGACGTTTGCTGCGCAACGAAATATAAAATGCCTCCAGCCAGCAGGCAGCCGATTCCGATGCCGCGCAATAATTCTTTCATCATGACAGCCGCACTCCTTTGGAATGCAAAACATCCGTTACTTCCTTCTCAGTCAATGACGCGCGCTTGGCGATTTCGGGAATGGTGTAGCCCTGACTGTGAAGTGACGTAATTTGATTGACGATGATTGCGTGAATTGTTTTCTTTGGCTCCGAAGATGCAGGTTCAGGAGGCGGGGAAGCGACCATTAATTCTTCTTCAAGCAGCCGCACTCTCTTTTTCAGATTGCTTGTTTCCTGGTGAAGACTGATTGAAATGTTTTCCAGTTCATCATCGGTCATGCGTGTTTTATTTCCCACAAAAAAAGATGCAGCAACGGAGAGTACACCGATAATGAATAAAAGTAAGGGGATGTCCATGTTAATTTCCTCCAACATAACTAGAGTTTCTTTCATAATACCATAAGCATTTATTGAATGATAATTGAATCTTTCTGCTGTACAAAGAGCAAATCTATGGTATAATTTATAAGTCGTATAAATCATGCTCATGTTTTACTTATATCTATGCTATTGAGTGGGAGGGACAGTAATGCGCGTAAACGTTACACTCGCTTGCACGGAATGTGCAGAGCGTAATTATATTACTAAGAAAAATAAGCGTAACAATCCAGAACGTATTGAAATGATGAAATATTGCTCACGTGAAAAAAAGCAAACTTTGCACCGTGAAACGAAATAATTATTAAAACCAAAACCTGCTTCGGTTTTGGTTTTTTCTTACGGGAGGTAGTACAGTGGAAAAGCAGCTTTTTCGGAAACAGGTTTTACAGCAATTACATCAATTATCTCCATCTGACCACGAACGAAAATCAGCGGCTATAACAGATAAAGTTCTTGCTTCGGATGAATTTAAGTATGCACAGACAATCGGAATCACCTTATCGAGATTTCCGGAAGTAGACACGCATCGTTTGATAGAAATCGCTTGGCAGGCCGGAAAACGAATTGCGATTCCCAGATGTATTTCTTCCACAAGAGAAATGGATTTTCGGCTGATAGATTCTTTTGATCAGACAGAAATAGTTTATATGGATTTGAAAGAGCCAAAAATTGATATGACCCGGCCTGTAAAGCCCGAGGAAATAGACCTGCAGATAGTGCCTGGTGTCGTATATTCAAAAGCAGGCTACCGTATCGGATTCGGCGGCGGTTATTATGACCGTTATTTGGTAAATTTTCCATATGAAACGATATCACTGGCATTTCATTGCCAAATCCGCGATAATATAAAGGTGGAGCCGCATGATGTTCCTGTGTCCTATATTTACACGGATGAACATATTATAGATTGTCAGAAAGTCCGTGAAGCTGATGAATGAATTTTATGATGTCCTGCAATTACTCAAACGATTCGGCATCATTATTTACACGGGCAACAAAAAACAGGACAGTATGATCATGGAATCGGAAGTGAAAGAACTGTACGACCATCAGTTTATCGATCAGCAGACGTATTTACAGGCACTGCTCGTCTTACGCAGAGAGCAAACCAGCTAAGCGATTACACATAAAAATAAACGGAACTACTCATTTTTCAATCCATGTGAAACTTTTCACTCAATCAAACGTCTATATGTATGAAGACTATTAACAGCAATATTTACACGAAACGAAAGGAAGAGATGGAATGAGAAAATTTTCATGGCCTAAGCATTCCGTACTCATTATCGCAGTAATCGCAACTTGGCTGACTACCTATATCGGGTATTTCACCAGTTTCAATATGAAAATCGATAATGCTATGCAACAATTTATCTTACTGATTAATCCCCTGGCATTTCTATTGTTTGTTTACGGGGTGGCTTTATTTATCAAGAAGACCAAAACACGCAACCGCTATATTCTGACAGTCAGTATCCTGACATCTGTCGTCATGTTCAGCAATGCTGTGTTCTATCGCTTCTTTACGGACTTTATTACACTGCCTTTATTGTTCCAGACCAGTAACTTTTCAGACTTAAGTTCTTCCATTACTGAGAATATGCGTATTCTTGATGTGTTCTTCTTTACGGATGTTTTGATTATTCTTTTGGCTATACGTTTCATTAAACAGGAGCCGGTACAGGAATCGAACCGTAAAATGGGACGAAAAGTGTACTTCGCGGCAGCAGCTACCTTAATGATGTTCAATCTCGCAATGGCAGAAGCACAGCGCCCGCAGTTACTGACAAGAAGTTTTGACCGTGAATTACTTGTTAAAAACATCGGTACGTATAACTATCACTTATATGATCTATTCGTACAATCTAAGTCACATGCGCAGCGTACATTTGCGGATGGAACGGAATTGACGGAAATTGAGAACTACGTGAAAGCCAATCATGCGCAGCCGGACCCGAAAATGTTCGGTGCTGCTAAAGGCAAAAACGTCATCATTGTGTCATTGGAGTCATTACAGAACTTTGTTATTAATAATGATATGAACGGACATGAAATTACACCGTTCCTGAACGAATTAACAAAGGATAAAGACACATTCTACTTTGATAATTTCTATCACCAGACAGGTCTAGGGAAAACATCCGATTCCGAGTTCATCGTAGAGAACTCATTGTACGGACGTAACGGCAGTGCGGTATTCTTTACGCACAGCGGCAACACGTATAACTCCCTTAGTGAAAGTCTGGGCAAAAATGGGTATTACACAAGTGTTATGCACGCCAACAGCAAGAGTTTCTGGAACCGTGATATCATGTACAAAGCGCTGGACGTACAGAAGTTTTATGACGTCGACAGCTATACTATCGGGGAAGACGAAGCGGTCAACTGGGGAATGAAAGATATCCCTTACTTCCATCAGTCAGTCGATATCATGAAAGATATGCAAAAACCGTTTGCGACACGCATGATTACACTGACGAACCACCATCCATTTGATTTGGATGAGCAGGATAAGCTGATCCCTGAGTATACATCGAATTCCAACACATTAAATAAGTACTTCCAAACTGTCCGATACATGGATGAAGCGGTAAAAGAATTTTTTGATGATCTGAAAGAAAGCGGTTTGTACGATGATTCTATTATTGTAATGTACGGTGACCATTACGGCATTTCCGAAAACCACAATAAAGCAATGGGCATGTATATGGATAAAGAAATTACTCCATTCGACAATGCGGAGCTTCAAAAAGTTCCATTGTTCATTCATATTCCAGGCTACGGCGAAGGCAAGCAAATGAACGAGCTTGGCGGACAGATAGACTTGCGCCCGACTATTCTTCACTTGCTAGGCATTGATACAAAGGCGGATATGCAATTCGGTTCCGACTTATTCTCACCTGATCATGAGCCATTCGTCATCTTCCGTGACGGACGTCTGATTACGGACAAGAATATCTATGCCCACGAAGTATGCTACGATATCGAAACAGGAGAGCCTGGTGATGAAGAGCAATGTCAGCCTTACATCGAACGCGCAACTACTGAATTAAATTATTCGGATACTATCATCAACGGCGACTTGCTCCGGTTTAAAGAAAGACCGGAAGGCAGTCCAGAGATGAAAGAAAGTAAATAAGTTACTGAGCTGCACGGCTGCCTTAGCCGTGCAGCTTTTTTGCGCTTACAATATGTGCGGGAAATCGAACAACGAGCTGGAAGACAGCTTGGCGGGGCTGAGACGCAAGGTGCCATCAGTACAGGCAGTGTGTCTATATTGAAAGGAGATTCCATGTTAATTTGCATATAAGCTAATTACTGCGCAGCGATAAAAATTGCCCGCGCCAAATTGCAAAAAGCATAAAAAATAAGGACATCCCCAGTGAAGGGGTGTCCTTATTTTTTGGAACTTATTTGTGTAGCTGTGGCGGGTATCCTGAATATATAACAGTAGCGATCGTAAAGCCTCCGATAACTACAACCGTTACCACATTGAAAATTATACTTAATAGATTCCGCTCTTTAAAAGCTTGGACCGTTCCAAAGACTGCTAAAATTGCAATCAATCCAAAAATGATGACTAATAAATTCATTGAGTAGACACTCCTTTCAGCATTGAAAAAATGAATGCCATAAAGCGATATTCCTCCTCTATTGTACTGTTAATGAAACGTTTTGTCGAGATTAAATAATGACGATTGTTTGAATTAATCCTCATGATTCATTAAAATCAATAAGAGAGGTGAGATAATTGAGGATACATACACATCCATTAGGTCCTATTCAGACAAATTGTTACATAGTGGAAGACAGTGAAAAGAATTGTTTAGTATTTGATCCGGGAGAAGACGGCGAACTATTGCTTGCCGAGCTGCGGAAGCTTTCATTGAAGCCGCTGGCGATACTGCTGACCCATGCACACTTTGATCATATCGGAGCGGTGGAGACGGTCCGCAATGCGTATGACATTCCGGTGTATTTGCATGTAGCAGAAAAGAAGTGGCTGGCAAATCCTGAACTGAACGGTTCGGCGAAGTATCCGGTATTGCCGGATGTCATCTGCAATCCAGCCGATGTGCTGCTGCAGGATGAAAAACAATTACAGGTAGGCCCGTTTACGATGGGCACCCGTCATGTGCCCGGACACTCTCCGGGAAGCGTGTGCTACATCTTTGAAGACGAAGGATTCGCAATCGTAGGAGACACGTTGTTTCAGGGCAGTATCGGCCGTACAGACTTGCCTGGCGGCGACACAGAGACGCTGCTGAGTGCAATTCATGAACAGCTGCTGACTCTCGATGATGAAATGATCGTTTATCCGGGACACGGGCCTGCTACAACTCCAGGAATTGAAAAAGATCAAAACCCGTATTTGCATGGATTTTGATTATAATAATCCATACAAAAAACAGCTGTCCATTGGGGCAGCTGTTTTTTGTATGTACGGATTAGTGTCCTCCACCAGGTACGTGAATAAAAATGGAATAGTAACTGAAACCAACCATGAAAATCATCAA
The Sporosarcina sp. P33 genome window above contains:
- a CDS encoding DUF456 domain-containing protein encodes the protein MLWIGWTVAIIMFAIAYAGLIYPVIPSVVFIAAGFLLYGVIVSFEELTWLFWIIQLLFVLLLFGADTAANLIGVKRFGGSKAGMWGSTVGLLAGPFVIPVFGILIGPFLGAVIAELIFTRPGVKQAFRSGIGSVVGFLTSVAVKGIIMGVMIVIFLYFLR
- a CDS encoding superoxide dismutase → MAYTLPELPYAYDALEPHIDKETMNIHHTKHHNTYVTNVNNALEGHDELLNMPVDELVANLDKVPEDKRTAVRNNGGGHSNHSLFWTILSPNGGGNPTGEVAEAIDKKFGSFDAFKEEFAKAATTRFGSGWAWLVVNNGELEVTSTPNQDSPYMDGKTPLLGLDVWEHAYYLNYQNRRPDYISAFWNVVNWDEVEKRYQDNK
- a CDS encoding penicillin-binding protein 2; its protein translation is MKRTQKKTDPPKTGQRQHIAFRMNFLFVAIFVLFSILIFRLGYLQIVKGEDYTRSLERTEEIAVNTSTPRGRIFDRNGKVLIDNEAKNAITYTKTSSTTTKEMLELARELAKLIEQDTKRVTMGDKRDFWILLNPEKAAEKVPKKEQAELAKDDKKSQKDIQREINQLTRDRITEEELASLSAEDLEVLAIYREMMAGYAYSPQIIKSDGVTDKEFAVVSERLDQLPGVNTTTDWDRVKKSDSAILGSTTSATEGIPRSHLDYFLARDYSRNDRVGRSYLESYYEDLLKGQKTIVKNIKDRTGKVVETKTVKEGLPGKDLVLTTDTELQKSLEEVVSNKLLRLKQGPNTSALESAFLVMLDPNNGEILSLVGKKVVKDESTGRWAIQDYTYGTFTSAYEVGSTVKLATMLTGYNEGAARIGEVKIDQPINIGGRYKRSLFNPNGRVALNDIAAIGRSSNVYMFRIAMGLGNATYRPGQGLPIDKKAFDTFRENFASFGLGVKTGIDLPGEYTGVTGTETIPGKLLDFSIGQFDTYTPLQMAQYVATIASDGYRIAPKILKEIREPSPNGEVLGELIEETPVKVLNRLKNSQVEIDQVKKGMHYVYYGANGTASGLLAGAPYDGAGKTGTAESFYYTGNTSNPVIPTINLSHVGYAPAQNPEVAYSVIVPYISTNTKRYPSATASEIAREALDVFFEQKRQKNNRTDNATPDVKIQK
- a CDS encoding endolytic transglycosylase MltG, which codes for MMKELLRGIGIGCLLAGGILYFVAQQTSEGALQKQLADSKEEVAILKRELAISQTLGAKNAARKPEAEQETIPDENEAEEVIIKKFTVKPGITPAELARELEKEKLIKNAEEFEVYIIENEYTRKIKTGTYELRSDMRFPEIAKLFLHL
- the rpmG gene encoding 50S ribosomal protein L33; this encodes MRVNVTLACTECAERNYITKKNKRNNPERIEMMKYCSREKKQTLHRETK
- a CDS encoding 5-formyltetrahydrofolate cyclo-ligase, coding for MEKQLFRKQVLQQLHQLSPSDHERKSAAITDKVLASDEFKYAQTIGITLSRFPEVDTHRLIEIAWQAGKRIAIPRCISSTREMDFRLIDSFDQTEIVYMDLKEPKIDMTRPVKPEEIDLQIVPGVVYSKAGYRIGFGGGYYDRYLVNFPYETISLAFHCQIRDNIKVEPHDVPVSYIYTDEHIIDCQKVREADE
- a CDS encoding YqgQ family protein, whose translation is MNEFYDVLQLLKRFGIIIYTGNKKQDSMIMESEVKELYDHQFIDQQTYLQALLVLRREQTS
- a CDS encoding LTA synthase family protein, with translation MRKFSWPKHSVLIIAVIATWLTTYIGYFTSFNMKIDNAMQQFILLINPLAFLLFVYGVALFIKKTKTRNRYILTVSILTSVVMFSNAVFYRFFTDFITLPLLFQTSNFSDLSSSITENMRILDVFFFTDVLIILLAIRFIKQEPVQESNRKMGRKVYFAAAATLMMFNLAMAEAQRPQLLTRSFDRELLVKNIGTYNYHLYDLFVQSKSHAQRTFADGTELTEIENYVKANHAQPDPKMFGAAKGKNVIIVSLESLQNFVINNDMNGHEITPFLNELTKDKDTFYFDNFYHQTGLGKTSDSEFIVENSLYGRNGSAVFFTHSGNTYNSLSESLGKNGYYTSVMHANSKSFWNRDIMYKALDVQKFYDVDSYTIGEDEAVNWGMKDIPYFHQSVDIMKDMQKPFATRMITLTNHHPFDLDEQDKLIPEYTSNSNTLNKYFQTVRYMDEAVKEFFDDLKESGLYDDSIIVMYGDHYGISENHNKAMGMYMDKEITPFDNAELQKVPLFIHIPGYGEGKQMNELGGQIDLRPTILHLLGIDTKADMQFGSDLFSPDHEPFVIFRDGRLITDKNIYAHEVCYDIETGEPGDEEQCQPYIERATTELNYSDTIINGDLLRFKERPEGSPEMKESK
- a CDS encoding DUF2759 domain-containing protein: MNLLVIIFGLIAILAVFGTVQAFKERNLLSIIFNVVTVVVIGGFTIATVIYSGYPPQLHK
- a CDS encoding MBL fold metallo-hydrolase — its product is MRIHTHPLGPIQTNCYIVEDSEKNCLVFDPGEDGELLLAELRKLSLKPLAILLTHAHFDHIGAVETVRNAYDIPVYLHVAEKKWLANPELNGSAKYPVLPDVICNPADVLLQDEKQLQVGPFTMGTRHVPGHSPGSVCYIFEDEGFAIVGDTLFQGSIGRTDLPGGDTETLLSAIHEQLLTLDDEMIVYPGHGPATTPGIEKDQNPYLHGF